In a single window of the Blastopirellula retiformator genome:
- a CDS encoding hybrid sensor histidine kinase/response regulator, with protein MYEDNELVAEFVIESNEHLASVESQLLAIEAAGESVDVDLVNTVFRAIHSIKGAAGFLGLHNINDLSHSLENVLNKLRNLELVPNSAMIDVMLRASDQLRSMINNVEASDQEKIADAVKQLDDIAAGVTPTPAAPAAVAEVAEPVAVEPTPAEAAAPVAEPTPEQAPAAEPETPAPAAAAPAAVTPPAPKPAVDEHRSEGATNIEANIRVPVSVLDRLMNLTGELVLCRNQVLQAISSKNDSGLEAVASGLDQVTSELQDAVMQTRMQPIGQVFNRFIRVVRDLGAKLGKESNLQIDGKEVEVDKSIIEAIGDPMTHLIRNSMDHGLETPDQRVAAGKPPAGKINLRAYHQAGKVRIDIQDDGKGINPAVLREKAVSKGVITQDQADQMNDRDAVRLIFHAGFSTAEKLTDVSGRGVGMDVVRSNIEKLGGTVDVESTIGKGTNIQITLPLTLAIIPSLIVETCGNRFAIPQANISELVRIRADDEQRLTRVKGAEMLRLRGSLLPIVRMKQILNLSCEESVQANSSSIIVVETGRARYGLAVDGLHDSEEIVVKPLGRQLRSCKSLSGATILGDGHIALILDVAGIGAEAKLDLTDQSDLEARRIEEDLHAGEESQSLLMFTNHPQENFAIPMGVVLRVERIRTDQIDSVGGLEVLQYRGSSLPVMRLENNINARPAPTDIESVFVVIFDINGYEVGLIVPKLKDIQKVAMNIDSTTFREIGVCGSFVHDGHATRLLDIFKIVEKHRPEWFQHHKEAADSRDHDPIVLLAEDSDFFRRQVRGFLEEAGFQVVDAEDGQVAWEILQAGEYHFDLIVTDIEMPRMNGFELSRKVRASSQWGTMPIVALTSLASDEHRREGQEAGIDDYQIKMDRERLLSAVAKLTQTDLETIRREAMRSESARELTTAGV; from the coding sequence ATGTACGAAGACAATGAACTAGTTGCCGAGTTCGTGATTGAATCGAACGAACATCTCGCGAGCGTCGAATCGCAGTTACTGGCGATCGAAGCGGCGGGCGAAAGCGTTGACGTCGATCTGGTCAACACCGTCTTCCGTGCGATCCATTCGATCAAAGGGGCGGCGGGCTTCCTCGGCTTGCACAACATCAACGACCTGTCGCACAGCCTCGAGAACGTCCTCAACAAGCTCCGCAACCTAGAGCTTGTGCCGAACTCGGCGATGATCGACGTCATGCTCCGCGCTTCCGATCAGCTCCGCTCGATGATCAACAACGTCGAAGCCTCGGACCAGGAAAAGATCGCCGACGCCGTCAAACAACTCGACGACATCGCCGCCGGCGTCACTCCCACTCCGGCCGCGCCCGCCGCTGTGGCGGAAGTGGCTGAACCGGTCGCTGTCGAACCGACTCCGGCCGAAGCCGCCGCGCCGGTCGCCGAGCCGACTCCCGAACAAGCGCCGGCCGCCGAGCCCGAGACTCCGGCTCCGGCCGCTGCAGCGCCCGCCGCGGTGACGCCGCCGGCGCCGAAACCGGCCGTCGACGAACATCGCTCGGAAGGAGCGACCAACATCGAGGCGAACATTCGCGTTCCGGTCAGCGTGCTCGATCGCCTGATGAACCTGACCGGCGAACTGGTGCTGTGCCGCAACCAGGTATTGCAAGCGATCTCCAGCAAAAATGACTCCGGTCTGGAAGCGGTCGCTTCGGGCCTGGACCAGGTGACCAGCGAACTGCAAGACGCGGTCATGCAGACCCGCATGCAGCCGATCGGCCAGGTCTTCAACCGCTTTATCCGCGTCGTTCGCGATCTCGGCGCCAAACTCGGCAAAGAAAGCAACCTGCAAATCGACGGCAAGGAAGTGGAAGTCGACAAGTCGATCATCGAAGCGATCGGCGATCCGATGACCCACTTGATCCGCAACTCGATGGATCACGGTCTCGAGACGCCCGATCAACGCGTCGCCGCCGGCAAGCCGCCGGCCGGCAAGATCAACCTTCGCGCCTATCACCAGGCGGGCAAGGTCCGCATCGATATCCAAGACGACGGCAAGGGGATCAACCCGGCGGTCTTGCGAGAGAAAGCGGTCAGCAAGGGAGTCATCACGCAGGATCAAGCGGATCAGATGAATGACCGCGATGCGGTTCGCTTGATCTTCCACGCTGGATTCTCGACGGCTGAAAAGCTGACCGACGTCAGCGGCCGCGGCGTCGGCATGGACGTCGTCCGCAGCAACATCGAAAAGCTCGGCGGCACCGTCGACGTCGAATCGACGATCGGCAAAGGAACCAACATTCAAATCACGCTGCCGCTCACCCTGGCGATCATTCCATCGTTGATCGTCGAGACCTGCGGCAACCGCTTCGCCATTCCGCAAGCGAACATATCGGAACTGGTCCGCATTCGGGCCGATGACGAACAACGCCTGACCCGCGTCAAAGGCGCCGAAATGCTTCGCCTCCGCGGCTCGCTGTTGCCGATCGTCCGGATGAAACAAATCCTCAACCTCAGCTGCGAAGAATCGGTCCAGGCCAACAGCAGCAGCATCATCGTCGTCGAAACGGGCCGCGCTCGTTACGGCCTGGCGGTCGACGGGCTGCACGACTCTGAAGAAATCGTGGTCAAACCGCTGGGACGGCAATTGCGCAGCTGCAAGTCGCTGTCGGGAGCTACGATCCTGGGTGACGGTCATATCGCGCTGATTTTGGACGTCGCTGGCATTGGCGCCGAGGCCAAACTAGACCTGACCGACCAAAGCGATCTGGAAGCCCGCCGCATCGAAGAAGACCTGCACGCCGGCGAAGAATCGCAATCGCTGCTGATGTTCACCAACCATCCGCAAGAGAACTTCGCAATTCCGATGGGCGTCGTACTTCGCGTCGAGCGAATCCGGACCGATCAAATCGATTCGGTCGGAGGACTCGAAGTGCTGCAGTATCGCGGCTCGTCGCTGCCGGTCATGCGACTGGAAAACAACATCAACGCTCGTCCGGCGCCGACCGACATCGAAAGCGTGTTCGTCGTGATCTTCGACATCAACGGCTACGAAGTCGGCTTGATCGTGCCGAAGCTGAAAGACATTCAAAAAGTGGCGATGAACATCGACTCGACGACGTTCCGCGAAATCGGCGTCTGCGGCTCGTTTGTGCATGACGGCCATGCGACGCGGCTGCTCGACATCTTCAAGATCGTCGAGAAGCATCGTCCCGAGTGGTTCCAACATCACAAGGAAGCGGCCGATTCTCGCGATCACGATCCGATTGTCCTGCTGGCCGAAGACTCCGACTTCTTCCGCCGCCAGGTTCGCGGCTTCCTCGAAGAGGCGGGATTCCAGGTCGTCGACGCCGAAGATGGCCAGGTCGCTTGGGAAATCTTGCAGGCCGGCGAATATCATTTCGACCTGATCGTGACCGATATCGAAATGCCGCGAATGAACGGCTTCGAGTTGTCTCGCAAGGTTCGCGCCTCGAGCCAATGGGGAACCATGCCGATCGTCGCTCTGACTTCGCTCGCTTCCGACG
- a CDS encoding response regulator, producing the protein MDPNQRRILHIDDDPSITRLMRARLKRHDYFTDELNDPTCWRGALVNGGYRVVLLDVEMPQMNGLEVVQQIKRFDIGIAVIMFTSKLKMSIVLEALGYGAEFCFFKPAEDLQPIIDAFDASFNRITHWHQAASFAAQQLRIEQKTYQIKHKSEPVSDTSVAGQFPPGFEWSAFENYLLKRGAISPQLLELARAAFNRSVKPIGQIALHHRYISVADLMQVLQRQTETQTRFGDTAVEFGFLTNEQVEELLNRQKHLSITPQEAIYTVGAVTPAHLSRYLADFLRDIEAAETPSASPADVIPTVSQLTKTFPSHPVQELS; encoded by the coding sequence ATGGACCCGAACCAGCGACGAATCCTACATATCGATGACGATCCCAGCATCACGCGACTCATGCGTGCGCGGCTGAAGCGTCATGACTATTTCACCGACGAACTGAACGACCCAACCTGCTGGCGGGGCGCGCTGGTCAACGGCGGCTACCGCGTCGTACTGCTTGACGTCGAAATGCCGCAGATGAACGGCCTCGAAGTTGTGCAGCAGATCAAGCGGTTCGACATCGGCATCGCGGTGATCATGTTCACCAGCAAGCTGAAGATGAGCATCGTGCTCGAGGCGCTGGGCTATGGAGCGGAGTTCTGCTTCTTCAAGCCGGCCGAAGACCTACAGCCAATCATCGACGCGTTTGACGCTTCATTTAACCGGATCACGCATTGGCATCAAGCCGCTTCTTTCGCCGCGCAGCAACTCCGCATCGAACAGAAGACCTACCAGATCAAGCACAAGAGCGAGCCAGTCTCCGACACCTCCGTGGCTGGGCAATTTCCGCCGGGCTTTGAATGGAGCGCCTTTGAGAACTACCTGCTCAAACGAGGCGCCATTTCGCCGCAACTGCTCGAGCTGGCTCGGGCCGCCTTCAATCGCAGCGTCAAACCGATTGGCCAAATCGCGCTCCACCACCGCTACATCAGCGTTGCCGACCTGATGCAGGTCCTGCAGCGCCAAACCGAAACGCAGACCCGCTTTGGCGATACCGCGGTCGAGTTCGGCTTTTTGACCAACGAACAGGTCGAAGAGCTGCTCAATCGCCAAAAACATCTGTCCATTACCCCGCAAGAGGCGATTTACACCGTCGGCGCCGTGACGCCGGCCCACCTGAGTCGCTACCTCGCAGACTTCCTTCGCGATATCGAGGCGGCCGAGACGCCTTCCGCGTCCCCCGCCGACGTGATTCCGACAGTTTCTCAATTGACCAAGACGTTTCCGTCCCACCCGGTCCAGGAGCTTAGCTAG
- a CDS encoding arylsulfatase has translation MSGSQFRNPAPDKKSARAPGRPFRRKCRPTIHVEPKYGNKFAYFEFADPHGAQIIRHQFQAKVWQLDWKLQPQQLTDVTSWPASFDKYRQGESQAVVVNDQFRELAAQVVPEGEDPLTTMGSIMDYVIRDFQYDHGDPGSCKPKEPTINWFPPPAAPCRLCEPLTSRPMACRCRSLTRPIARWFIRLKTGRRSPRTPNKPKRGRAGQNVHFAPVLGRLDRSCPATHNARPMNARLIFTALLLVLVSQCVSRADRRPNVVIFLADDQGWGDLSLHGNQNLATPNIDQIAKQGASFDYFYVCALCAPTRAEFLTGRFHARGGVRGVSTGRERLNADEQTFATSFKDAGYATAAFGKWHNGMQFPYHPNARGFEQFVGFCSGHWGNYFDPLLEENNELIRGEGFIIDDLTNRAIKFIEKNQDEPFLCYLPYNTPHSPMQAPDKFYAKFDGVEPEMRNRDPRKEDLDMTRAALAMVENIDWNVGRVLQKLDELQLSDDTIVVYFSDNGPNSWRWNGDMKGRKGSTDEGGVRSPLFIRWPGKIAAGLQIETVAGAIDLGPTLAELAGVKFEPKKPLDGRSLAPLLLGSRDTPSWANRYLFSIPIHKWRNVSVRSQRFRLDAGGHLYDIGGDVGQRKDVAAQHPQQVAAMKRAADQFRAEIREQMEAEDRPFTVGYAANTQLPARDGKPHGNIQRSARAPNCSYFTGWKTADDKITWDVEIGQAGKYKPIVYYAAPQEVVGTTLQLRCGDATTRGKITAANDPPSYGPERDHASRGSESPVKDFVPLSLGVIELPQGTGELSLSAAKIGAAGGPEIRLLLLRRVK, from the coding sequence ATGTCTGGGTCCCAGTTCCGCAATCCAGCGCCGGACAAGAAGTCGGCGAGAGCGCCTGGTCGACCTTTCCGCAGGAAGTGCAGGCCAACGATTCATGTCGAGCCGAAATACGGAAACAAGTTCGCCTACTTCGAGTTCGCCGATCCGCACGGAGCGCAAATCATCCGCCATCAGTTTCAGGCCAAGGTCTGGCAACTCGATTGGAAACTGCAGCCGCAGCAACTGACTGACGTCACGTCATGGCCGGCGTCGTTCGACAAGTATCGCCAAGGCGAATCGCAGGCGGTGGTCGTCAACGATCAGTTCCGCGAACTGGCGGCACAAGTCGTTCCCGAAGGCGAAGATCCGTTGACCACGATGGGCTCGATCATGGACTACGTGATTCGCGACTTCCAATACGATCATGGCGACCCTGGCTCCTGCAAACCCAAGGAACCGACTATCAATTGGTTCCCGCCGCCAGCCGCGCCGTGCCGGTTGTGCGAACCGCTTACATCGAGGCCGATGGCGTGCCGCTGCCGGAGCCTGACCCGGCCGATCGCCAGGTGGTTCATCCGATTAAAGACCGGCAGACGCTCGCCCCGTACGCCCAATAAACCGAAACGGGGCAGGGCGGGGCAAAACGTGCATTTCGCCCCAGTTTTGGGTAGACTAGATCGATCCTGCCCCGCAACCCACAATGCACGCCCCATGAACGCCCGCCTGATTTTCACTGCGCTGCTGCTGGTTCTCGTTTCTCAATGCGTCAGCCGCGCCGATCGCCGGCCCAACGTGGTGATCTTTCTGGCCGACGACCAAGGCTGGGGCGATCTCAGTCTGCATGGCAACCAGAACCTGGCGACCCCCAACATCGATCAGATCGCCAAGCAAGGGGCGTCGTTTGATTACTTCTATGTCTGTGCTTTGTGCGCTCCGACGCGGGCCGAGTTTCTGACCGGCCGCTTCCACGCTCGCGGCGGCGTACGCGGCGTGTCGACCGGGCGAGAACGCCTGAACGCCGACGAGCAAACGTTCGCCACCTCGTTCAAAGACGCCGGCTATGCGACTGCGGCGTTCGGCAAATGGCACAACGGCATGCAGTTCCCCTATCACCCCAACGCCCGCGGGTTTGAACAGTTCGTCGGGTTCTGCTCGGGTCACTGGGGCAATTACTTCGATCCGCTGTTGGAAGAGAACAACGAGTTGATCCGCGGCGAGGGCTTCATCATCGACGACCTCACCAACCGGGCGATCAAGTTCATCGAAAAAAACCAGGACGAGCCGTTCCTCTGTTATCTCCCCTACAACACGCCTCACTCACCGATGCAGGCGCCGGACAAGTTTTACGCCAAGTTTGACGGCGTCGAACCAGAGATGCGCAATCGCGATCCGAGGAAAGAAGACCTCGACATGACCCGCGCCGCCTTGGCGATGGTCGAAAACATCGACTGGAACGTCGGCCGCGTGCTGCAGAAACTGGACGAGTTGCAGCTGAGCGACGACACCATCGTCGTCTACTTTAGCGACAATGGTCCCAATAGCTGGCGTTGGAACGGCGACATGAAGGGACGCAAAGGCTCGACCGACGAAGGAGGCGTTCGCTCTCCCTTGTTCATTCGCTGGCCCGGCAAGATCGCCGCCGGCCTGCAGATCGAAACAGTCGCCGGCGCCATTGATCTTGGTCCGACCCTGGCCGAACTGGCCGGCGTCAAGTTCGAGCCGAAAAAGCCGCTTGACGGCCGCAGCCTGGCGCCGCTGCTGTTGGGAAGCCGAGATACGCCCAGTTGGGCCAATCGTTATCTCTTCTCGATCCCGATCCACAAGTGGCGGAACGTCAGCGTCCGTTCGCAGCGGTTTCGCCTAGACGCTGGCGGTCATCTCTACGATATCGGGGGTGACGTTGGACAGCGGAAAGACGTCGCTGCGCAGCACCCGCAACAGGTCGCCGCGATGAAGCGAGCCGCCGATCAATTTCGGGCCGAGATTCGGGAGCAAATGGAAGCGGAAGACCGCCCTTTCACCGTCGGCTATGCCGCCAACACGCAGTTGCCGGCCCGCGACGGCAAACCGCATGGCAATATTCAGCGCAGCGCCCGGGCTCCCAATTGCTCCTATTTCACCGGTTGGAAGACTGCGGACGATAAAATAACCTGGGACGTCGAGATCGGTCAGGCCGGCAAATACAAGCCGATCGTCTACTACGCGGCCCCCCAAGAAGTAGTCGGTACGACGCTTCAGCTCCGCTGCGGCGATGCGACGACCCGCGGCAAGATCACCGCCGCCAATGATCCGCCCAGCTATGGCCCCGAGCGCGATCACGCGTCGCGCGGCAGCGAATCCCCCGTAAAAGACTTCGTTCCGCTGTCATTAGGGGTGATCGAGTTGCCGCAGGGAACCGGCGAGTTGAGCCTGTCTGCGGCCAAGATTGGCGCGGCCGGCGGCCCTGAAATTCGCCTGCTGCTGCTCCGCCGCGTCAAATAG
- a CDS encoding general secretion pathway protein GspD has translation MNSAVKSLTYCLVATALMWSTVQAQDFGNMADLQKQQDMLRDARQAMRRGDLEQAETLINSASQFQAPNDPLYDKFRDTPEKAKAALEQMRVAKLPGQNELTAAMRGNPQLEAETLIGQARTALANGQSLAAVELFHKAAKLNVKLPQGAYDVERLREDLITAGIQPSMLMPQAGPQRTPPVASPATANNPYAQQLAPTAFQGSGTDAAKRLMLDARRELARSNMAVAHRLVEQARNTGVIFPSGQDSPEKIDDLIRRTQAIYRNPPGPESGKMFAAVMLEQAAGLIAYDQLSDAERLIRQAEQLGGDYSQARFTPDQLKGEIARRSQGLGAAPTRNLPPANVPAGASAHDQQQAVLAQAKAAMDGGNMAAAEMYFEQAKTIRVNPREYVAGDLRPEIMMLELDRARGGVRQASGEQTAGFAGSQSIYQPEFDDSRNVPAGANMPIGGANAQWNAGGDSPGFRLLADGEQALRMGDKVRARQMFEAAWNHQLALDPQSRQRLQDYLRYSTQPVGAEIQQTSSAPSPLDAVDAEQQVLQRQLFAEVTREQSAADRMRESDPKGALELLEKLRVRVAESALDAKVKDQLLARVDRSTDGLKNFIEINRAQIELDEQNRAIDESIAQSRQHHIEVEGRLVKITDQFNELMDQLRWEEAEVLARQAREIAPNEPIVQNMLWKATTARRMYMNMLVKDQKEAGVWQALTNADIAAIPYDDNNPITFSDPQQWKDLTESRKKYDARAMQMSEDEKRIRAALKLPVDLKFNKQPLQTVVDTLASVVGINIIIDEAGLRSEGVTPSHEITINMNTPVRLESALLHILQPLRLAYVIEGEALKITGESFRSRKMIQQTYQVADLVIPIPNFMPSYNLGLAGALKSAYETIGYGGVQSLPAPNGLSTFAGGGPAPGGSVLGQNLPPGIIPGMGGSGQVQSGVPNGGNFGFPSMGGPGGMGGGVQPDFDSLIQLITTTIEPESWEELGGPGAVQPFQTNLSLVVSQTQEVHDKIADLLEQLRRLQDLQVTIEVRFITLNDNFFERIGIDFDLDIKDNTQGIGTNRGSDGSPSITIGLDQEGNPTSDLDLSFSQNSFGNTVPAIGGLGAAAGSIGGSFGFAMLSDIEAFFVMQAAQSDLRSNVMQAPKVTLFNGQTAFVTDSTQRPFVTSVTPVVGDFAAAQQPVIVVLNEGTSLTVQAVVSADRRFVRLTLIPMFSQIGDVAEFTFEGTTTSRTDSSVVDPDAADGGSTTDAEEAQSTGTTVQQPEFSIITVTTTVSVPDGGTVLLGGIKRLSEERREAGVPVVSKLPYINRLFRNVGIGRSTQSLMMMVTPRIIIQEEEEEKLGLGDIGN, from the coding sequence TTGAATTCCGCCGTGAAATCGTTGACGTACTGTCTGGTCGCGACCGCACTGATGTGGTCGACCGTCCAGGCGCAAGATTTCGGCAATATGGCCGACTTGCAAAAACAGCAAGACATGCTTCGCGATGCTCGTCAGGCGATGCGACGCGGCGATCTGGAGCAGGCCGAGACGCTGATCAACAGCGCTTCGCAGTTCCAAGCGCCGAACGATCCTCTGTATGACAAATTTCGCGATACGCCCGAAAAGGCGAAAGCCGCGCTCGAGCAGATGCGGGTCGCCAAACTGCCGGGGCAAAACGAACTGACCGCCGCCATGCGAGGCAATCCGCAGCTAGAAGCGGAAACCTTGATCGGGCAGGCTCGCACCGCTTTGGCGAATGGGCAATCGCTCGCCGCGGTCGAACTGTTCCACAAGGCCGCCAAGCTGAACGTCAAGTTGCCGCAAGGCGCCTACGACGTTGAGCGGCTTCGCGAAGACCTGATCACGGCCGGCATTCAGCCGAGCATGCTGATGCCGCAAGCCGGCCCGCAGCGTACGCCGCCGGTCGCTTCGCCTGCAACGGCCAATAATCCTTACGCCCAGCAGTTGGCTCCGACCGCCTTCCAAGGTTCAGGCACCGACGCCGCCAAACGCTTGATGCTGGACGCTCGCCGCGAACTGGCTCGCAGCAACATGGCGGTCGCTCATCGTCTGGTCGAACAAGCTCGCAACACCGGAGTCATCTTTCCCTCGGGGCAAGACTCACCGGAGAAAATCGACGACCTGATTCGTCGCACCCAAGCCATTTATCGGAATCCTCCGGGACCGGAATCGGGCAAGATGTTCGCCGCCGTCATGCTGGAACAAGCGGCCGGTTTGATCGCCTACGATCAACTGAGCGACGCCGAACGGCTGATTCGCCAGGCCGAACAACTCGGCGGCGACTACAGCCAGGCCCGCTTCACGCCGGATCAGCTGAAGGGTGAAATCGCCCGCCGCTCGCAAGGTTTGGGCGCCGCTCCGACTCGCAACCTGCCGCCGGCCAATGTGCCTGCGGGGGCTTCGGCTCACGATCAACAGCAGGCCGTTCTGGCTCAGGCCAAGGCCGCGATGGACGGGGGCAACATGGCCGCCGCCGAAATGTACTTTGAACAAGCCAAGACGATTCGCGTCAATCCTCGCGAATACGTCGCCGGCGACTTGCGTCCCGAAATCATGATGCTGGAACTCGACCGCGCTCGCGGCGGAGTTCGTCAGGCTTCGGGCGAACAGACGGCCGGCTTCGCTGGTTCGCAGAGCATCTATCAGCCTGAATTCGACGATTCGCGAAACGTTCCGGCCGGCGCCAACATGCCGATCGGTGGAGCCAACGCTCAGTGGAACGCCGGCGGCGATAGCCCGGGCTTCCGTCTGCTGGCCGATGGCGAACAAGCGTTGCGAATGGGCGACAAGGTTCGGGCTCGCCAGATGTTTGAAGCGGCCTGGAATCACCAGCTCGCTTTGGATCCGCAAAGCCGTCAGCGTCTGCAAGACTACCTGCGTTACAGCACGCAGCCGGTCGGCGCCGAGATCCAACAGACCAGCAGCGCCCCGTCGCCGCTGGACGCCGTCGACGCCGAACAACAAGTTCTGCAGCGTCAACTCTTCGCCGAGGTGACTCGCGAACAGTCGGCCGCTGACCGGATGCGTGAATCGGATCCGAAGGGCGCCTTGGAGCTGCTCGAAAAGCTGCGGGTTCGCGTCGCTGAATCGGCCCTGGACGCCAAGGTCAAAGACCAGTTGCTCGCTCGCGTGGATCGCAGCACCGACGGTCTGAAGAACTTCATCGAAATCAACCGGGCTCAGATCGAGCTGGACGAGCAAAACCGTGCGATTGACGAGTCGATCGCGCAAAGCCGCCAGCACCACATCGAAGTGGAAGGTCGCCTGGTCAAGATTACCGATCAGTTCAACGAACTGATGGATCAGCTTCGCTGGGAAGAAGCGGAAGTGCTGGCTCGCCAGGCCCGCGAAATCGCCCCGAACGAGCCGATCGTCCAGAACATGCTCTGGAAAGCGACCACCGCTCGCCGCATGTACATGAACATGCTGGTGAAAGATCAGAAGGAAGCGGGCGTCTGGCAGGCTTTGACCAACGCCGACATCGCCGCCATCCCGTATGACGACAACAATCCGATCACCTTCTCCGATCCGCAGCAGTGGAAGGATCTGACCGAATCGCGCAAGAAGTATGACGCTCGCGCCATGCAGATGAGCGAAGACGAAAAGCGGATCCGAGCGGCCTTGAAGCTGCCGGTCGATTTGAAGTTCAACAAGCAGCCGCTGCAAACGGTCGTCGACACGCTGGCCAGCGTCGTCGGGATCAACATCATCATCGATGAAGCGGGCTTGCGTAGCGAAGGGGTCACCCCGAGCCACGAAATCACCATCAACATGAACACGCCGGTTCGCCTGGAAAGCGCCTTGTTGCACATCCTGCAGCCGCTGCGTCTGGCCTATGTGATCGAAGGGGAAGCCCTGAAGATCACCGGCGAGTCGTTCCGCAGCCGCAAGATGATCCAACAGACCTATCAGGTGGCCGACCTGGTCATCCCGATTCCGAACTTCATGCCCAGCTACAACCTTGGTTTGGCGGGCGCCTTGAAATCGGCTTACGAAACGATCGGTTACGGCGGCGTCCAATCGCTACCGGCCCCCAACGGTCTGTCGACCTTCGCCGGCGGCGGTCCCGCTCCGGGCGGTTCTGTCCTGGGGCAAAACTTGCCGCCGGGGATTATCCCGGGCATGGGCGGAAGCGGCCAGGTGCAGTCGGGCGTGCCGAACGGCGGAAACTTCGGTTTCCCGTCGATGGGCGGACCGGGCGGCATGGGTGGCGGCGTTCAGCCTGACTTTGACTCGCTCATCCAGCTGATCACCACGACCATCGAACCGGAATCGTGGGAAGAGTTGGGTGGTCCGGGCGCCGTGCAGCCGTTCCAAACCAACCTGAGCCTGGTCGTTAGCCAGACGCAGGAAGTCCACGACAAGATCGCGGACCTGCTGGAGCAGCTGCGTCGTCTGCAAGATTTGCAGGTGACGATCGAAGTTCGCTTCATCACCCTCAATGACAACTTCTTTGAACGTATCGGTATCGACTTCGATCTCGACATCAAAGACAACACGCAAGGCATCGGCACCAACCGCGGTAGCGACGGTAGCCCGTCGATCACCATCGGTTTGGACCAAGAAGGTAACCCGACCTCGGACCTCGACCTGTCGTTCTCGCAGAACAGCTTCGGCAATACGGTGCCCGCCATTGGCGGTCTCGGGGCCGCGGCCGGTTCGATCGGCGGTAGCTTCGGCTTCGCCATGCTCAGCGACATCGAAGCGTTCTTCGTCATGCAGGCCGCCCAGAGCGACTTGCGGTCGAACGTGATGCAGGCTCCGAAGGTGACCTTGTTCAATGGTCAGACCGCCTTCGTGACGGACTCGACGCAGCGACCGTTCGTCACCAGCGTGACGCCGGTGGTCGGCGACTTCGCGGCGGCTCAGCAGCCGGTCATCGTGGTTCTGAACGAAGGAACCTCACTGACGGTGCAAGCGGTCGTCTCGGCCGATCGTCGCTTCGTTCGCTTGACGTTGATTCCGATGTTCAGCCAGATCGGCGATGTCGCAGAGTTCACCTTCGAGGGAACCACGACTTCGCGTACCGATTCGAGCGTGGTCGACCCGGATGCGGCCGACGGCGGCAGCACCACCGACGCAGAAGAAGCGCAGTCGACCGGTACCACGGTTCAGCAGCCGGAATTCTCGATCATCACCGTGACCACGACGGTCAGCGTGCCGGACGGCGGTACGGTGTTGCTCGGCGGCATCAAGCGTCTCAGCGAAGAACGCCGCGAAGCGGGCGTGCCGGTTGTGAGCAAACTGCCTTACATCAACCGTTTGTTCCGCAACGTTGGTATCGGCCGCTCGACGCAAAGCCTCATGATGATGGTGACTCCGCGAATCATCATTCAAGAGGAAGAAGAAGAAAAACTCGGCTTGGGCGACATTGGCAACTAG